The following proteins are co-located in the Odocoileus virginianus isolate 20LAN1187 ecotype Illinois unplaced genomic scaffold, Ovbor_1.2 Unplaced_Contig_326, whole genome shotgun sequence genome:
- the LOC110151673 gene encoding melanoma-associated antigen B4-like — protein sequence MPRKHKTKHHAHGKRHQVRGDTQEAQASAAAAPGEECPSSSSSALQGSPPSTPDTGNHQELQGAMAPSSPDAGPTCVGSDEGAQGPEEESAGASQAALVVRSFRRDPLNRKASMLVEFLLEKYNKKEPIAQIALMKIISSKYKEHFPEILRRASERLELVFGLELKEVDCSRNIYALTNKFSLGVEEGSRGERGMPKSGLLMAILGIIFTKGNCATEEEVWDFLNLLGIYAGRNHSIFGEPRKLITKDLVEKGYLNYHRVPKSDPPSYVFLWGPRAHAETTKMKVLEVMAKIQDTVPSSFPDLFHEALRDQVERAGLRGVAIPPATAEASAPSRAKSCSSSHI from the coding sequence GGGAAACGCCACCAGGTCCGGGGGGACACTCAGGAGGCCCAGGCCAGTGCTGCTGCAGCCCCAGGAGAGGAGTGCCCCTCCTCATCCTCGTCTGCCCTTCAGGGTTCTCCCCCGAGCACCCCTGATACTGGCAATCACCAGGAGCTTCAGGGAGCCATGGCCCCTAGCTCTCCTGATGCAGGGCCTACCTGCGTAGGATCTGATGAAGGTGCCCAGGGCCCAGAGGAGGAAAGTGCAGGTGCCTCCCAGGCAGCCCTGGTCGTTCGGAGCTTTCGCAGAGATCCTCTGAACAGGAAGGCCAGCATGCTGGTGGAGTTCCTGCTGGAGAAGTACAACAAGAAGGAGCCCATCGCGCAGATCGCCCTGATGAAGATCATCAGCAGCAAGTACAAGGAGCACTTCCCTGAGATCCTGAGGAGAGCCTCTGAGCGCCTGGAGCTGGTGTTTGGCCTGGAGCTGAAGGAAGTCGACTGCAGCAGGAACATCTACGCCCTCACCAACAAGTTCAGTCTCGGGGTTGAGGAAGGGTCACGTGGTGAGCGGGGGATGCCCAAGTCTGGTCTCCTCATGGCGATCCTGGGCATCATCTTTACGAAGGGTAACTGTGCCACCGAGGAGGAGGTCTGGGATTTCCTCAATCTGTTGGGGATCTATGCTGGGAGGAATCACTCCATCTTTGGGGAGCCCAGAAAGCTCATCACCAAAGATCTGGTGGAGAAGGGGTACCTAAACTACCACCGGGTGCCCAAAAGTGATCCTCCGAGCTACGTGTTCCTGTGGGGCCCGAGAGCTCATGCTGAGACCACTAAGATGAAGGTGTTGGAAGTTATGGCCAAGATTCAGGATACGGTCCCGAGTTCCTTCCCAGACCTCTTTCACGAGGCTCTGAGAGATCAGGTGGAGAGAGCAGGGCTGAGAGGCGTTGCCATTCCTCCAGCTACGGCTGAGGCCAGTGCCCCTTCCAGGGCCAAGTCCTGCAGCTCCTCCCACATCTag